The following proteins are encoded in a genomic region of Nocardioides renjunii:
- a CDS encoding hotdog fold domain-containing protein, which yields MPAVLDLWKKTSALPLGDRLFSLAFSQKAPYFASIRPRFTVLEPHRAELVIRKRRRVHNHIGTLHAIALCNGLEAAMGAMAEASIPRERRWIPKGMEVSYTAKADSDVTCIAETDPEQWTAEVCDGYDLPVRVRGVRADGTVVIEGTIRLWVTEKRGA from the coding sequence ATGCCTGCCGTCCTCGACCTCTGGAAGAAGACCTCCGCGCTGCCCCTGGGCGACCGGCTCTTCTCGCTCGCCTTCAGCCAGAAGGCCCCCTACTTCGCCTCGATCCGGCCGCGGTTCACCGTGCTCGAGCCGCACCGCGCCGAGCTGGTGATCCGCAAGCGGCGCCGCGTGCACAACCACATCGGCACCCTCCACGCGATCGCCCTGTGCAACGGCCTCGAGGCCGCCATGGGCGCCATGGCCGAGGCGAGCATCCCGCGCGAGCGCCGGTGGATCCCGAAGGGGATGGAGGTGTCCTACACCGCCAAGGCCGACTCCGACGTCACCTGCATCGCCGAGACGGACCCAGAGCAGTGGACCGCCGAGGTCTGCGACGGGTACGACCTCCCCGTCCGCGTGCGCGGCGTGCGCGCCGACGGCACGGTCGTCATCGAGGGCACCATCCGGCTGTGGGTGACCGAGAAGCGCGGAGCGTAG
- a CDS encoding VOC family protein has product MRLHHVQVACPAGGEDDARRFWAEGLGMTEVDKPADLAARGGCWFRAYDDAGAVTAELHVGVEEPFTPARKAHPAFVVADLDEVADRLRGLGFGVDESQRDSFPGHVRLHTSDAHGNRVEVLAATS; this is encoded by the coding sequence ATGCGCCTGCACCACGTGCAGGTCGCCTGCCCGGCCGGGGGCGAGGACGACGCCCGCCGCTTCTGGGCCGAGGGCCTCGGGATGACGGAGGTGGACAAGCCGGCCGACCTGGCGGCGCGCGGCGGCTGCTGGTTCAGGGCGTACGACGACGCCGGCGCCGTCACCGCCGAGCTGCACGTGGGTGTCGAGGAGCCCTTCACCCCGGCGCGCAAGGCGCACCCGGCGTTCGTGGTCGCGGACCTCGACGAGGTGGCCGACCGGCTGCGCGGCCTCGGGTTCGGGGTGGACGAGAGCCAGCGCGACTCCTTCCCGGGGCACGTGCGCCTGCACACCTCCGACGCCCACGGCAACCGGGTCGAGGTGCTGGCGGCGACGTCCTGA
- a CDS encoding response regulator transcription factor, producing the protein MSDVVRVLLVDDQELIRTGLRGILRSRFGFEIVGELTDGAGVVEAVATTRPDVVLMDVRMPGVDGVTATRRLREEPGAPPVLVLTTFEDEEVLAGALRAGAAGFLLKGVPAEDLQRAVREVAGGGAWLDPAVTARVLRAYRDGAPAAAPAPEADVLTPREREVLALVGAGLSNTEIAERLVLGEGTVKTHIGHVFAKLDLRDRAAAVVWAFDHGLVRPGGR; encoded by the coding sequence ATGAGCGACGTCGTGCGCGTGCTGCTCGTGGACGACCAGGAGCTGATCCGGACGGGGCTGCGCGGCATCCTGCGGTCGCGGTTCGGCTTCGAGATCGTCGGCGAGCTGACCGACGGCGCCGGCGTCGTCGAGGCCGTCGCCACGACCCGCCCCGACGTCGTGCTGATGGACGTGCGGATGCCCGGCGTGGACGGCGTCACCGCCACCCGGCGGCTGCGGGAGGAGCCGGGTGCGCCGCCGGTGCTGGTCCTGACGACGTTCGAGGACGAGGAGGTGCTGGCCGGGGCGCTCCGGGCCGGTGCGGCGGGCTTCCTGCTCAAGGGGGTGCCCGCCGAGGACCTGCAGCGCGCCGTGCGGGAGGTCGCCGGGGGAGGCGCCTGGCTCGACCCGGCCGTGACCGCCCGCGTGCTGCGGGCCTACCGCGACGGCGCTCCCGCGGCCGCGCCCGCTCCCGAGGCGGACGTGCTGACCCCGCGCGAGCGCGAGGTGCTCGCGCTGGTCGGCGCGGGCCTGAGCAACACCGAGATCGCCGAGCGGCTCGTGCTGGGGGAGGGCACCGTGAAGACCCACATCGGCCACGTCTTCGCCAAGCTCGACCTCCGCGACCGGGCCGCGGCCGTGGTGTGGGCGTTCGACCACGGGCTGGTGCGGCCCGGCGGGCGCTGA
- a CDS encoding ABC transporter permease: MSTPTLAHDAPPAAAAAPARRHRSATRRLVTAELRLLLRDPMTLTFVLVFPVVTMLIIGGSFGTEPDDAFPVNPSHWYVASYLTVVIGATGLIMLPVHIASYRERGVLRRLAASGFPRWSFALAQLVVGLVAIAVAGALLLAVAAPVYGVPDVEQPVRAALGVLAGSVAFVSLGVLLGTLLPSARAAQAIGLLLFFPSFLLGVGGPPPAVMSPALRSLSDWLPLALANEAIRQPWLGLGNATGTLAVVVGLALVTTALAARRTAL; encoded by the coding sequence ATGTCCACGCCCACCCTTGCCCACGACGCCCCGCCCGCCGCCGCTGCCGCACCGGCCCGCCGGCACCGCTCGGCGACCCGGCGCCTGGTGACCGCGGAGCTCCGGCTCCTGCTGCGCGACCCGATGACCCTCACCTTCGTGCTCGTCTTCCCGGTGGTGACGATGCTGATCATCGGCGGCTCGTTCGGCACCGAGCCCGACGACGCCTTCCCGGTCAACCCGTCGCACTGGTACGTCGCGTCGTACCTCACCGTCGTCATCGGCGCGACCGGGCTCATCATGCTGCCGGTCCACATCGCCTCCTACCGCGAGCGCGGCGTGCTGCGCCGCCTGGCCGCCTCTGGCTTCCCCCGGTGGTCCTTCGCGCTGGCCCAGCTCGTCGTCGGGCTCGTCGCGATCGCCGTCGCCGGCGCGCTGCTGCTGGCCGTCGCGGCACCCGTGTACGGCGTGCCGGACGTCGAGCAGCCGGTGCGGGCGGCGCTCGGGGTGCTGGCCGGGTCGGTGGCCTTCGTCAGCCTCGGCGTGCTGCTCGGGACCCTGCTGCCCTCGGCCCGCGCCGCGCAGGCGATCGGCCTGCTGCTGTTCTTCCCCTCCTTCCTGCTCGGCGTGGGCGGTCCGCCGCCGGCGGTGATGAGCCCGGCGCTGCGCTCGCTGTCGGACTGGCTGCCGCTGGCCCTGGCCAACGAGGCGATCCGCCAGCCGTGGCTCGGCCTCGGCAACGCGACCGGCACGCTCGCCGTCGTGGTGGGGCTCGCCCTGGTCACCACGGCGCTCGCCGCGCGACGTACGGCGCTGTGA
- a CDS encoding MarR family winged helix-turn-helix transcriptional regulator: MRDEVDDLVEAWGRERGDLDLAPVEVFSRISRLARHLDLARRDAFTAHGIESWEFDVLAALRRAGEPYELSPGRLLRETLVTSGTMTNRVDRLTGRGLVERLPDPHDRRGVLVRLTAEGKAAVDGAFEALLAAEADLLADLPDKERTRLAALLRSLLAPFS, translated from the coding sequence ATGCGCGACGAGGTGGACGACCTGGTCGAGGCCTGGGGCCGCGAACGCGGGGACCTCGACCTCGCGCCCGTCGAGGTGTTCTCGCGCATCAGCCGCCTGGCCCGCCACCTCGACCTCGCTCGGCGCGACGCCTTCACGGCCCACGGCATCGAGTCGTGGGAGTTCGACGTGCTGGCCGCCCTCCGTCGGGCCGGGGAGCCCTACGAGCTCTCCCCCGGCCGGCTCCTGCGCGAGACGCTCGTGACCAGCGGCACCATGACCAACCGCGTCGACCGGCTCACCGGGCGTGGGCTCGTCGAGCGGCTGCCCGACCCGCACGACCGGCGCGGCGTGCTGGTCCGGCTCACCGCGGAGGGCAAGGCCGCGGTCGACGGCGCCTTCGAGGCACTGCTGGCCGCCGAGGCCGACCTGCTCGCCGACCTGCCCGACAAGGAGCGCACCAGGCTGGCCGCCCTCCTGCGCTCGCTGCTCGCGCCGTTCAGCTGA
- a CDS encoding sensor histidine kinase, which translates to MDEAARRAAPLVVTVLVVIGAILSSQRPAVALAGATVAILVTVALAVRAASGWTLALGLSVAAAGVAVVCHDHPANLGWFTICVLVGWCAFAAPAAIALTFGGVLMLGFVGQWLVYSDESGWGAWIAGTAFTAVACIFARRQRVLLDQLREAQAGLADRTRAEERNRIAAEMHDVIGHALTVSLLHVSSARLAMDEEPAEARASLEEAERLARRSLEEVRASVGLMRSGPADAAPLPGAGDLSELVESYRRAGAPVSLRVVGDPGALHATASLATYRIAQEALTNAVRHAPGARTEVELRVEGDATRLTVDSDGPPGRRTPDGVGLASMRERAEAVGGRLAAGPAGTGWRVEAVLPG; encoded by the coding sequence ATGGACGAGGCGGCGCGGCGAGCGGCGCCGCTGGTCGTCACGGTGCTCGTCGTCATCGGCGCCATCCTGAGCTCGCAGCGTCCCGCCGTCGCGCTCGCCGGAGCGACCGTGGCCATCCTGGTCACGGTCGCGCTGGCCGTCCGCGCGGCGAGCGGCTGGACGCTCGCCCTGGGCCTCTCGGTGGCGGCCGCCGGCGTGGCCGTCGTGTGCCACGACCATCCCGCCAACCTCGGCTGGTTCACCATCTGCGTCCTGGTGGGCTGGTGCGCGTTCGCCGCCCCGGCCGCGATCGCGCTGACCTTCGGCGGTGTGCTGATGCTCGGCTTCGTCGGCCAGTGGCTCGTCTACAGCGACGAGTCGGGGTGGGGGGCGTGGATCGCAGGCACGGCCTTCACCGCCGTCGCCTGCATCTTCGCGCGTCGGCAGCGGGTGCTGCTCGACCAGCTGCGCGAGGCACAGGCCGGGCTGGCGGACCGTACCCGTGCCGAGGAGCGCAACCGGATCGCGGCCGAGATGCACGACGTCATCGGGCACGCCCTGACCGTCTCGCTGCTGCACGTCAGCAGCGCCCGGCTCGCCATGGACGAGGAGCCGGCGGAGGCCCGGGCGTCCCTGGAGGAGGCCGAGCGGCTGGCCCGCCGGAGCCTCGAGGAGGTACGCGCGTCCGTCGGCCTCATGCGCTCGGGACCCGCCGACGCCGCGCCGCTGCCCGGTGCCGGTGACCTCTCGGAGCTCGTCGAGTCCTACCGCCGAGCCGGCGCGCCGGTGTCGCTGCGGGTGGTCGGCGACCCGGGTGCCCTGCACGCGACCGCCTCGCTGGCGACCTACCGCATCGCGCAGGAGGCACTCACCAACGCGGTGCGCCACGCGCCCGGCGCCCGGACCGAGGTCGAGCTCCGCGTCGAGGGCGACGCCACGCGGCTGACGGTCGACAGCGACGGCCCGCCGGGGCGGCGTACGCCGGACGGGGTGGGGCTGGCGAGCATGCGCGAGCGCGCCGAGGCGGTGGGCGGCCGGCTCGCGGCCGGGCCTGCCGGCACCGGCTGGCGCGTCGAGGCGGTGCTGCCCGGATGA
- a CDS encoding trans-aconitate 2-methyltransferase: MSDSWDPDRYLAYADERGRPFVDLLARVPAETPHVVVDLGCGPGNLTALLADRWSGASVVGIDSSPEMIAAAREVEGVTWEVGDLRDWARPDPAALRAPVDVLVSNATLQWVPEHFELLPGLVDRVAPGGWFAFQVPGNFDEPSHTIRTDLAGQAPYAEHVRGARVPTSHSSHDYARLLLDLGCEVDAWETTYLHVLTGPDPVFTWVSGTGARPTLQALPDDLRPLFEEEFRALLREAYPADASGRVVLPFRRIFVVARKPATTTAVGV, encoded by the coding sequence ATGAGCGACAGCTGGGACCCCGACCGCTACCTGGCCTACGCCGACGAGCGCGGCCGGCCGTTCGTCGACCTGCTCGCGCGGGTCCCCGCCGAGACGCCGCACGTGGTGGTCGACCTCGGCTGCGGGCCCGGCAACCTCACCGCCCTGCTGGCCGACCGGTGGTCGGGTGCGTCGGTCGTCGGCATCGACAGCAGTCCCGAGATGATCGCCGCGGCGCGCGAGGTCGAGGGCGTCACCTGGGAGGTCGGCGACCTGCGCGACTGGGCGCGGCCGGACCCCGCGGCGCTGCGGGCGCCCGTCGACGTCCTCGTCTCCAACGCGACGCTGCAGTGGGTGCCCGAGCACTTCGAGCTGCTGCCCGGGCTGGTCGACCGGGTCGCGCCCGGCGGCTGGTTCGCCTTCCAGGTCCCCGGCAACTTCGACGAGCCGAGCCACACGATCCGCACCGACCTCGCCGGCCAGGCGCCGTACGCCGAGCACGTCCGCGGCGCCCGCGTGCCGACCAGCCACAGCTCGCACGACTACGCCCGCCTGCTCCTCGACCTCGGCTGCGAGGTCGACGCGTGGGAGACGACGTACCTCCACGTCCTGACCGGGCCCGACCCGGTGTTCACGTGGGTGTCCGGCACCGGCGCGCGGCCGACCCTCCAGGCGCTGCCCGACGACCTGCGCCCGCTCTTCGAGGAGGAGTTCCGTGCGCTGCTGCGCGAGGCCTACCCCGCCGACGCGTCCGGACGCGTCGTCCTGCCGTTCCGGCGCATCTTCGTGGTGGCGCGCAAGCCCGCGACGACCACGGCGGTCGGGGTCTGA
- a CDS encoding ABC transporter ATP-binding protein gives MTSTDPVVAVRGLTKSYDGRVVVDHLDLDVRPGEVVGLIGANGAGKTTAVECIQGLRRPDGGTIRVLGLDPVRDAGTLRPLIGSQLQSSGLPDRLRVAEAVELFSGRRARDGDALLERFGLGHRRRYAFGTMSGGERQRLFLVLALLNQPRLLILDELTQGLDPAARREVWSAVSQLRDAGTTVLLVTHELDEAEELCERVVAMRAGQVLDAGTPAELVARHASWATVRFALPAGTAADAMATLRALPGVTAVARHGDQVTVHGDRAVIAHTGAWLLGRGRVPDDLRVEVPDLETALLALLDAPVDPPVDARLDAPHDLTGAA, from the coding sequence ATGACCTCCACCGATCCCGTGGTCGCCGTGCGCGGCCTCACCAAGTCCTACGACGGCCGGGTCGTCGTCGACCACCTCGACCTCGACGTCCGCCCCGGCGAGGTGGTCGGGCTGATCGGCGCCAACGGCGCCGGCAAGACCACGGCCGTCGAGTGCATCCAGGGCCTGCGCCGCCCCGACGGCGGCACCATCCGGGTGCTCGGGCTCGACCCGGTCCGGGACGCCGGCACGCTGCGCCCGCTGATCGGCAGCCAGCTGCAGAGCTCCGGGCTTCCCGACCGCCTGCGCGTCGCCGAGGCCGTCGAGCTGTTCTCCGGCCGTCGCGCACGCGACGGCGACGCCCTCCTCGAGCGGTTCGGCCTCGGCCACCGCCGCCGCTACGCCTTCGGCACCATGAGCGGCGGCGAGCGACAGCGACTCTTCCTCGTGCTGGCCCTGCTCAACCAGCCGCGGCTCCTCATCCTCGACGAGCTGACCCAGGGTCTCGACCCGGCCGCCCGCCGGGAGGTCTGGAGCGCCGTGTCGCAGCTGCGCGACGCGGGCACCACGGTGCTGCTGGTGACCCACGAGCTCGACGAGGCCGAGGAGCTGTGCGAGCGCGTCGTCGCCATGCGTGCGGGCCAGGTCCTCGACGCCGGCACGCCCGCCGAGCTGGTGGCGCGGCACGCGAGCTGGGCCACGGTGCGGTTCGCGCTGCCCGCCGGCACGGCCGCCGACGCGATGGCGACGCTGCGGGCGCTCCCCGGCGTCACGGCCGTTGCGCGCCACGGCGACCAGGTCACCGTGCACGGCGACCGGGCCGTGATCGCCCACACCGGGGCGTGGCTGCTCGGCCGGGGCCGGGTCCCCGACGACCTGCGGGTCGAGGTCCCCGACCTCGAGACCGCCCTGCTCGCCCTCCTCGATGCCCCCGTCGATCCCCCCGTCGATGCCCGCCTCGATGCACCCCACGACCTCACCGGAGCCGCCTGA
- a CDS encoding glutamate ABC transporter substrate-binding protein translates to MRFIRTKAVVATAGLALALAACGDAGDDGGEAPEVEVADNAADEFDDGTAMKEFAESGEITIGVKYDQPGIGFKGATDDMPVGFDPEIGKILAADLGIAPEDITWKETISDNREPFLQEGEVDLVIASYSITDERRQVVGQAGPYYVTGQQLLVAADSDIESLEDVAGTEVCSVTGSTSLENIKAEGAKPRGFDTYSECVDQVLSGTVDAMTTDGAILLGYAAENPDELKVVVEPFSEERYGVGYSLDKPEMCEWIVDTLTEAQEEGTWDDAFAATLGQSGVETPEPPAMDECPAA, encoded by the coding sequence ATGCGATTCATCCGAACCAAGGCCGTCGTCGCGACGGCCGGACTGGCGCTCGCGCTGGCGGCCTGCGGCGACGCCGGTGATGACGGCGGCGAGGCCCCCGAGGTCGAGGTCGCCGACAACGCCGCCGACGAGTTCGACGACGGCACGGCGATGAAGGAGTTCGCCGAGTCCGGCGAGATCACCATCGGCGTCAAGTACGACCAGCCCGGCATCGGGTTCAAGGGCGCGACCGACGACATGCCGGTGGGCTTCGACCCCGAGATCGGCAAGATCCTCGCGGCCGACCTCGGCATCGCGCCGGAGGACATCACGTGGAAGGAGACGATCTCCGACAACCGCGAGCCGTTCCTCCAGGAGGGCGAGGTCGACCTCGTCATCGCCTCCTACTCGATCACCGACGAGCGTCGCCAGGTCGTCGGCCAGGCCGGCCCCTACTACGTCACGGGCCAGCAGCTCCTCGTCGCCGCGGACAGTGACATCGAGTCCCTCGAGGACGTCGCCGGCACCGAGGTCTGCTCCGTGACCGGCTCGACCTCGCTGGAGAACATCAAGGCCGAGGGCGCGAAGCCCCGCGGGTTCGACACCTACTCCGAGTGCGTCGACCAGGTGCTCAGCGGCACGGTGGACGCCATGACGACCGACGGCGCGATCCTGCTCGGCTACGCCGCCGAGAACCCCGACGAGCTCAAGGTCGTCGTAGAGCCGTTCTCCGAGGAGCGCTACGGCGTCGGCTACAGCCTCGACAAGCCGGAGATGTGCGAGTGGATCGTCGACACGCTGACCGAGGCGCAGGAGGAGGGCACCTGGGACGACGCCTTCGCGGCCACCCTGGGGCAGTCGGGCGTGGAGACGCCCGAGCCCCCGGCCATGGACGAGTGCCCGGCCGCCTGA
- a CDS encoding amino acid ABC transporter permease — MDAVFSSFDEYLAAFGLTIGLFVVSGIASLVWGTILAVLRVGPVSVLNKAAAVYVALFRNTPLLMIFIFVFIAMPVLGYNFKFVEGFEIAGWNVSAFFFRACLALTLYTSAFVCEAMRSGVNAVPLGQAEAGRAIGFTFAQSMSLVILPQAARAVIPPMTSVLIALAKNTSVAAAFGLAEATATMRGFTNDNADQRIGIFLAFAIGYIVVVEVISLSSYLVERKVKVAR, encoded by the coding sequence ATGGATGCGGTGTTCTCGAGCTTCGACGAGTACCTCGCGGCGTTCGGCCTGACGATCGGGCTGTTCGTCGTCTCCGGCATCGCCTCACTGGTGTGGGGGACGATCCTCGCCGTCCTCCGGGTCGGCCCCGTCTCGGTCCTCAACAAGGCGGCAGCCGTCTACGTCGCCCTGTTCCGCAACACGCCCCTGCTGATGATCTTCATCTTCGTCTTCATCGCGATGCCGGTGCTGGGCTACAACTTCAAGTTCGTCGAGGGCTTCGAGATCGCCGGCTGGAACGTCTCCGCCTTCTTCTTCCGCGCCTGCCTGGCGCTGACCCTCTACACCTCGGCCTTCGTCTGCGAGGCGATGCGGTCGGGCGTCAACGCCGTACCCCTCGGCCAGGCCGAGGCCGGCCGCGCGATCGGGTTCACCTTCGCGCAGTCGATGTCCCTCGTCATCCTGCCCCAGGCGGCGCGGGCCGTGATCCCGCCGATGACCAGCGTGCTGATCGCCCTGGCCAAGAACACCTCGGTGGCGGCGGCCTTCGGCCTCGCCGAGGCCACGGCCACGATGCGCGGCTTCACCAACGACAACGCCGACCAGCGGATCGGCATCTTCCTCGCGTTCGCGATCGGCTACATCGTCGTCGTCGAGGTCATCTCGCTGTCGTCCTACCTCGTCGAGCGCAAGGTCAAGGTGGCGCGATGA
- a CDS encoding amino acid ABC transporter permease, whose translation MSASVLFDAPGPRTIARHRVYSVVSVVALLALVALALWKLYDAGQLEYELWEPFVTPDYVEYLLVDGLLETLKMAFFSIIFAVVFGLVFGVAKLSDRAWVRWPAWLVVEFFRAVPVLLLMVFAFFLLAIGNGPLSSFWCVVIALTLYNGSVLAEVFRAGVNAVPRGQAEAAYAIGMRKSQVMNAVLLPQAVKIMLPAIISQMVVALKDTSLGYYILAPGLTAVAKPIYLEFNNQVPAAIVITSLYVVVNLILTWIATLVQKRLVGEKSPLELSRVGNLQGGDNTA comes from the coding sequence ATGAGCGCATCGGTCCTCTTCGACGCTCCGGGCCCCCGGACGATCGCCCGGCACCGCGTCTACTCCGTCGTCAGCGTCGTGGCGCTGCTCGCGCTGGTCGCCCTCGCCTTGTGGAAGCTCTACGACGCGGGCCAGCTGGAGTACGAGCTCTGGGAGCCCTTCGTCACGCCCGACTACGTCGAGTACCTGCTCGTCGACGGCCTCCTCGAGACGCTCAAGATGGCGTTCTTCTCGATCATCTTCGCCGTCGTCTTCGGCCTGGTGTTCGGCGTGGCCAAGCTGTCCGACCGCGCCTGGGTGCGGTGGCCGGCCTGGCTCGTCGTGGAGTTCTTCCGTGCCGTGCCCGTCCTGCTGCTGATGGTGTTCGCGTTCTTCCTGCTCGCCATCGGCAACGGACCGCTGTCGTCGTTCTGGTGCGTCGTCATCGCCCTGACCCTCTACAACGGCTCCGTGCTGGCGGAGGTGTTCCGCGCCGGCGTCAACGCCGTGCCGCGCGGCCAGGCCGAGGCGGCGTACGCCATCGGCATGCGGAAGTCGCAGGTGATGAACGCCGTGCTCCTCCCGCAGGCGGTCAAGATCATGCTGCCGGCGATCATCAGCCAGATGGTGGTGGCGCTGAAGGACACCAGCCTCGGCTACTACATCCTCGCGCCGGGCCTCACGGCGGTGGCCAAGCCGATCTACCTCGAGTTCAACAACCAGGTGCCGGCCGCCATTGTGATCACGTCGCTCTACGTCGTCGTCAACCTGATCCTCACCTGGATCGCCACGCTCGTGCAGAAGCGGCTGGTGGGTGAGAAGAGCCCGCTCGAGCTGAGCCGGGTCGGCAACCTGCAGGGCGGCGACAACACGGCCTAG
- a CDS encoding ABC-F family ATP-binding cassette domain-containing protein: MANLINLERVSKSYGVRPLLDNVSLGISVGERVGVVGRNGDGKTTLLEVMTGLEEPDSGRVSRTRGVEIGYLHQGDELVDTHTVREAVLGGRADHEWAADTTTRQVVEELLAGVALDREVVGLSGGERRRCALAALLLSRHDLVVLDEPTNHLDVEAVAWLASHLVSLPSALIVVTHDRWFLDEVCQTTWEVHDGAVDSYEGGYAAYVLAKAERQRQAAASETRRMNLARKELAWLRRGPPARTSKPKFRIDAANALIDDVPPPRDRMELQRFASQRLGKDVVDIEDVDLARGEKVLLEHATWRIGPGDRVGIVGINGAGKTSLLSLISGALPPDVGRVKHGRTIAMQYLTQALDEIDPEARVLPTVESIRRVTKTLDGQELTATSMLERFGFTGDRLTARLGDLSGGERRRFQLLKLLLTEPNVLLLDEPTNDLDIDTLNVLEDFLDSWPGTLVVVSHDRYFLERVTDSVWALLGDGQVSMLPRGVDEYLERRSAMQAAADAGGGGTSSSPSASTGDVPPPPGKARPGSAEDRAARKILARVEKQLERIAVREAELQAEMEANLTDYDLLARVGGQLSELAAEKEELELEWLEASEVVE; this comes from the coding sequence ATGGCGAACCTCATCAACCTCGAGCGGGTCTCGAAGTCCTACGGCGTCCGGCCCCTCCTCGACAACGTCTCGCTCGGCATCTCGGTGGGGGAGCGGGTCGGCGTCGTCGGCCGCAACGGTGACGGCAAGACCACGCTCCTCGAGGTGATGACCGGGCTCGAGGAGCCCGACTCGGGTCGGGTCTCGCGTACGCGCGGCGTCGAGATCGGCTACCTCCACCAGGGCGACGAGCTCGTCGACACCCACACCGTCCGCGAGGCGGTGCTGGGCGGTCGCGCCGACCACGAGTGGGCGGCCGACACGACCACCCGGCAGGTGGTCGAGGAGCTGCTCGCCGGCGTCGCCCTCGACCGGGAGGTCGTCGGGCTGTCGGGCGGTGAGCGCCGCCGGTGCGCCCTGGCCGCCCTGCTGCTGTCCCGCCACGACCTGGTCGTGCTCGACGAGCCGACCAACCACCTCGACGTCGAGGCCGTCGCGTGGCTCGCCTCGCACCTCGTCAGCCTGCCCAGCGCGCTGATCGTCGTCACCCACGACCGGTGGTTCCTCGACGAGGTCTGCCAGACCACGTGGGAGGTCCACGACGGCGCGGTCGACTCCTACGAGGGCGGCTACGCGGCGTACGTGCTGGCCAAGGCCGAGCGCCAGCGCCAGGCCGCCGCGTCCGAGACCCGGCGGATGAACCTGGCCCGCAAGGAGCTCGCCTGGCTGCGGCGCGGCCCGCCGGCGCGTACGTCGAAGCCGAAGTTCCGCATCGACGCGGCCAACGCCCTCATCGACGACGTACCTCCTCCGCGCGACCGGATGGAGCTCCAGCGCTTCGCGAGCCAGCGGCTCGGCAAGGACGTCGTCGACATCGAGGACGTCGACCTCGCGCGCGGGGAGAAGGTGCTGCTCGAGCACGCCACGTGGCGCATCGGTCCCGGTGACCGGGTCGGCATCGTCGGCATCAACGGCGCCGGCAAGACCTCGCTCCTCTCGTTGATCTCGGGTGCGCTGCCGCCCGACGTCGGTCGCGTGAAGCACGGCCGCACCATCGCGATGCAGTACCTGACCCAGGCGCTCGACGAGATCGACCCCGAGGCCCGGGTGCTGCCGACCGTGGAGTCGATCCGGCGGGTGACGAAGACGCTCGACGGGCAGGAGCTCACCGCGACGTCGATGCTCGAGCGCTTCGGGTTCACCGGCGACCGGTTGACCGCGCGGCTCGGTGACCTGTCCGGTGGCGAGCGCCGCCGCTTCCAGCTGCTCAAGCTGCTGCTCACCGAGCCCAACGTGCTGCTGCTCGACGAGCCGACCAACGACCTCGACATCGACACGCTCAACGTCCTCGAGGACTTCCTCGACTCGTGGCCCGGCACGCTCGTCGTGGTCTCCCACGACCGCTACTTCCTCGAGCGGGTCACCGACTCGGTGTGGGCCCTGCTCGGCGACGGGCAGGTCTCGATGCTCCCGCGCGGGGTGGACGAGTACCTCGAGCGGCGGTCCGCGATGCAGGCCGCCGCCGACGCGGGTGGTGGCGGCACCTCGTCGTCGCCGAGCGCCTCCACGGGCGATGTGCCGCCACCCCCGGGCAAGGCGCGTCCCGGCAGCGCGGAGGACCGCGCCGCCCGCAAGATCCTGGCGCGGGTGGAGAAGCAGCTCGAGCGGATCGCCGTACGCGAGGCGGAGCTGCAGGCCGAGATGGAGGCCAACCTCACCGACTACGACCTGCTGGCGCGTGTCGGCGGTCAGCTCTCCGAGCTGGCGGCGGAGAAGGAGGAGCTCGAGCTGGAGTGGCTCGAGGCCTCCGAGGTCGTCGAGTAG